A single genomic interval of Symphalangus syndactylus isolate Jambi chromosome 18, NHGRI_mSymSyn1-v2.1_pri, whole genome shotgun sequence harbors:
- the TFIP11 gene encoding tuftelin-interacting protein 11 produces MSLSHLYRDGEGRIDDDDDERENFEITDWDLQNEFNPNRQRHWQTKEEATYGVWAERDSDDERPSFGGKRARDYSAPVNFISAGLKKGAAEEAELEDSDDEEKPVKQDDFPKDFGPKKLKTGGNFKPSQKGFAGGTKSFMDFGSWERHTKGIGQKLLQKMGYVPGRGLGKNAQGIINPIEAKQRKGKGAVGAYGSERTTQSMQDFPVVDSEEEAEEEFQKELSQWRKDPSGSKKKPKYSYKTVEELKAKGRISKKLTAPQKELSQVKVIDMTGREQKVYYSYSQISHKHNVPDDGLPLQSQQLPQSGKEAKAPGFALPELEHNLQLLIDLTEQEIIQNDRQLQYERDMVVNLFHELEKMTEVLDHEERVISNLSKVLEMVEECERRMQPDCSNPLTLDECARIFETLQDKYYEEYRMSDRVDLAVAIVYPLMKEYFKEWDPLKDCTYGTEIISKWKSLLENDQLLSHGGQDLSADAFHRLIWEVWMPFVRNIVTQWQPRNCDPMVDFLDSWVHIIPVWILDNILDQLIFPKLQKEVENWNPLTDTVPIHSWIHPWLPLMQARLEPLYSPIRSKLSSALQKWHPSDSSAKLILQPWKDVFTPGSWEAFMVKNIVPKLGMCLGELVINPHQQHMDAFYWVIDWEGMISVSSLVGLLEKHFFPKWLQVLCSWLSNSPNYEEITKWYLGWKSMFSDQVLAHPSVKDKFNEALDIMNRAVSSNVGAYMQPGARENIAYLTHTERRKDFQYEAMQERREAENMAQRGIGVAASSVPMNFKDLIETKAEEHNIVFMPVIGKRHEGKQLYTFGRIVIYIDRGVVFVQGEKTWVPTSLQSLIDMAK; encoded by the exons ATGTCATTGTCCCACTTATACCGGGATGGGGAAGGCCgcattgatgatgatgatgacgagcGGGAGAACTTTGAGATCACTGACTGGGATCTCCAGAATGAGTTCAACCCCAACCGACAGCGCCACTGGCAGACCAAGGAAGAAGCCACCTACGGGGTGtgggcagagcgagactcggaTGATGAGAGGCCCAGCTTTGGAGGCAAACG GGCCCGTGACTACTCCGCGCCAGTCAACTTCATCAGCGCAGGGCTCAAGAAAGGGGCAGCGGAGGAGGCAGAGTTGGAAGATTCTGATGACGAAGAGAAACCTGTTAAGCAGGACGACTTTCCTAAGGATTTTGgaccaaagaagttaaaaacg GGTGGCAATTTTAAGCCCAGCCAGAAAGGTTTTGCAGGAGGAACCAAATCTTTCATGGACTTCGGCAGCTGGGAAAGACACACAAAAGGAATTGGACAGAAGCTTCTTCAGAAGATGGGCTACGTCCCTGGACGGGGCCTCGGGAAGAATGCACAAG GTATCATTAACCCAATCGAAGCCaagcagagaaagggaaaaggtGCTGTGGGGGCTTATGGATCCGAGCGCACCACTCAGTCCATGCAAGACTTCCCTGTGGTTGACTCAGAGGAAGAAGCTGAAGAG GAGTTTCAAAAGGAGCTGAGCCAGTGGAGGAAAGACCCAAGTGGAAGCAAGAAGAAGCCCAAATACTCTTACAAGACTGTGGAAGAGTTGAAGGCCAAGGGCAGGATTAGCAAGAAGCTCACTGCTCCCCAGAAAGAACTTTCTCAAGTCAAG GTCATAGACATGACAGGCCGGGAGCAGAAGGTCTACTACAGCTACAGTCAGATCAGCCACAAGCACAATGTTCCCGATGATGGGCTGCCACTGCAGTCCCAACAGCTGCCACAGTCTGGCAAAGAGGCCAAGGCCCCGGGCTTTGCGCTGCCCGAGCTAGAGCACAACCTGCAGCTGCTCATTGACCTCACGGAGCAGGAGATCATCCAGAATGACCGGCAGCTACAGTATGAGCGGGACATGGTGGTCAACCTCTTCCACGAGTTGGAGAAGATGACCGAGGTCCTGGACCACGAGGAGCGGGTCATCTCCAACCTCAGCAAGGTCCTGGAGATGGTGGAGGAGTGCGAGCGGCGGATGCAGCCGGACTGCAGCAACCCCCTCACCCTGGACGAGTGTGCCCGCATCTTTGAAACCTTGCAGGACAAGTACTATGAGGAGTACAGGATGTCCGACCGTGTGGACCTCGCTGTGGCCATCGTCTATCCACTCATGAAGGAGTACTTCAAGGAGTGGGATCCCCTCAAA GACTGCACTTACGGCACCGAGATCATCTCCAAGTGGAAAAGCCTCCTGGAGAATGACCAGCTCTTGTCCCATGGCGGACAGGACCTCTCGGCAGATGCCTTTCACAG GTTGATATGGGAAGTCTGGATGCCTTTTGTTCGAAATATTGTCACCCAGTGGCAGCCAAGGAACTGTGACCCGATGGTGGACTTTTTGGATAGTTGGGTGCACATTATTCCTGTGTGGATCTTAGATAACATACTGGACCAACTCATCTTCCCCAAGCTGCAAAAGGAG GTGGAAAACTGGAACCCGCTCACAGACACTGTTCCCATCCACTCTTGGATCCACCCATGGCTGCCCCTTATGCAGGCACGGCTGGAGCCACTCTATTCCCCCATCCGTAGCAAGCTGTCCAGCGCCCTGCAGAAGTGGCACCCCAGTGACTCCTCTGCCAAGCTCATCCTCCAGCCCTGGAAAGATGTCTTCACTCCTGGCTCCTGGGAAGCATTCATGGTCAAAAACATAGTGCCCAAGCTGG GGATGTGTCTTGGTGAGCTAGTCATTAACCCCCACCAGCAGCACATGGATGCATTCTATTGGGTGATTGACTGGGAAGGGATGATCTCTGTCTCTAGCCTGGTGGGACTTCTTGAAAAGCACTTCTTCCCCAAGTGGCTTCAG GTGCTGTGCTCTTGGCTCAGTAACAGCCCAAATTATGAGGAGATCACCAAGTGGTACCTGGGTTGGAAGTCTATGTTCTCAGACCAAGTGCTGGCACATCCATCTGTCAAGGACAAATTTAATGAGGCACTTGATATCATGAACCGGGCGGTGTCCTCCAACGTTG GTGCCTACATGCAGCCAGGAGCGCGGGAGAACATTGCCTATCTCACCCACACGGAGCGGAGGAAGGACTTCCAGTACGAGGCCATGCAGGAGAGGCGGGAGGCTGAGAACATGGCTCAGAGGGGCATTGGCGTGGCCGCTAGCTCTGTGCCCATGAACTTTAAGGACCTCATTGAGACCAAGGCTGAGGAGCACAACATTGTCTTCATGCCCGTCATTGGGAAGCGACACGAAGGGAAACAGCTCTACACCTTTGGCCGCATTGTGATCTACATCGACCGGGGAGTGGTCTTTGTCCAGGGCGAGAAGACGTGGGTGCCCACCTCACTGCAGAGCCTGATCGACATGGCCAAGTGA